ttctcacaaattgggggagattgttgtaaaagacatgcctgtagttcaacaagactaagacatcttgccaaccctaagtaagttgtattgttatcttaatttgtattttgtacttataacacttaaagtctgtaaaatgcaaaggagcagactggagtctttttcctaaaatagtatcaagcctaaagattctatcttgaagaagatcaagaagatcatgcctcagaaaaatttgaagaagcttggagttgaataaaatctgtttggagaaaaaatattctaagtcaagatctctacaagtcacatatttaatgttatagagacgtcattcaagaactccagagagtaccaacggatgaggaacatccatcgggatagtattttgactatccgacggatgactgctgttaggaacatccgtcgggatacatcactactcgacggatgagtaatatccaccaggatagaagaaatgaatttggagtggagaagtcaggaaagctactagagaactcaggaagatatcgacaagccaagttgaataactgaagattggagatatcaacaagtcattccttcactggagaactcagagttatcgataagtcaagtttcaTTAGAGAACTAAGACTtatctacaagtcaaagtgaagatgtgaagactagagatctcgacaagctgaagacctctacaagccaaaatAAATATGGAGTGCTatagatctcgataagcctatgtacgTATCGAGATATCGAGTATTCTATAGATCTAAACTAcagatctcgaggtacagtcttaaagtacagaattgcagatcagttcaatatccaagataaacaatcaacaaataatccaatagctggattgacaagtctacaaaaagcagcttgaagagtgtgcaagatcaatgacaaagattaactgacagaggaagattaaagtaaacacgggatgctaaagatatgctaaaccagaaatggaagatttgcttttctataaatagaaatgataaCTGACAGTTTAGTAAatctaatagcatgtttattatccactgtgtaaaccagcatttaactaagttataaagtcAACACTGGTCCTTAAGtcagaagtaacaatttagatcaaaactCTTGTgacactctcaagaagaagctgagctctttaacatcaaagaggttagaaattttgtagcaaaacagtcttaattttaatataaaattaagtgagttttgaagatccgtgttccttattttctgcaagtttaaattctgcatgaacacttttctatacaagatttaatttactttgtttaaccattaactttcaagaaaagcctaaaaacagtaaaacacattcaccccctccgtgttattcattacctaacataaCATATGAAGTTTTAACGGATATTTCCTATGAAGCCTCAACgaatgatcaatcaaaatagtagttgaaagggacttgacagtcacatgggttcattgtatataaaaggaatgtggcagcccgATTACAGGtgttagaagaaaatgaagcatttctATTTTCATGTAAAACAGGGACATTCAAAGATGCTGTATCTAAAATATTATTGTTATACTTGAATTTCCACACTACATGACTAAACGTGTTCATGTCATGGACGAGAAGGCAGGTCGAGACAGGAAGGTTGAATTGACGTCCTAAACGACATCATCAGAGTGGTAAGCATCTGAGATCAGGACTTAGTCCGATGTTTTCCAAGTTTATCGGAGAAATAGCAAGAATGCATCTCCACATTATCGACATCCATAATTTGAAATGGAGAGAAAAAAAAGGGGAATTTAGAGAAATAGGGGAACAAATAAGAAGATAAAggcaagaagaagaagaagaagaagaagaagaagaagaggaagaaaaACACAACATCACTATATCAAACATACAACAAACACTTGAGCAAAAAATATCAAGAAGAAGAAGTATAAAACCAGAAAAGATATCACAGCAACATTGGATTTTTCTTCATGAACTTAGAACATGTATAGGATTTATTAGTCGTGATGCTTCAACAAACACTAATATCCAAGCATCGCCATTATAATCTAATTGATCTTATAGTGGATTTAATTTAGGTTGGGTACGCAATCACACCCGCGGTTTTTTACCGTTCTCAGGTTTTTCGCTTCACCAATCTCTTTTCTTTAGTTCAATTACGTCAATTTCATTTTAGTTACATCACATTAAACTTAGTGCCAACATAACATTCTTAGCATTTAACCCCAAAACTTTTGGTAAAAATAATTGGCAATGTATGTGGGAAATTTGCTAAGaatattattgttacattacgATGGCGGGTGATAACCTGGAGGAATGAGTTACAAATCAAGAGGCCgaggatgaaaataataaagaaatggGAACAGCGTTGAAACGACTACAGGACGAAAAGGAGAAGATATGTTCTGAAAATGAAACATTGAAGAAAAAGCTAACTACAACCAAATCAAGAACTAAGACTGCGACGAAGAAGACAATCCCGAGCGTAGTCAGACGTTTGGACATGGATGACGCAAAGGAATACGATCAACATGAAGGGCCAACAAATGGGACATATGATATTATTGAGATAGAAGACATGGAGGATGTGCCAAATAACGATAACGACATGGAAAAACAATATGATGAGTAACGATATGATGATCGTGATAATCGACAGGGAGATACTGACAAAAGAAGTTCTCGTCACAGAAGTACGAGATCTCGAAACCAAATTGTGGAGGAATTCAAGAAAGAACTGAAAGAAGTAAGGGATTTAATTGAAAGGATTCCTGGCATTCCAAAACCATTGGAAAAAGTGACTCCTACAAACTATGTTGATTCACCTTTTCATGAAAATATCGCTCTGGTAGAGATACCAAAATATTTCACGGTGCCACAAATGCGACCATATGACGGAACTAGTGACCCATTAGAACATATTGCACAATACAAACAATGAATAATTACGGTCCCGATTATGCGTGATCTGAAAGAAGCTTGTATTTGCAAAGGTTTTGGTTCCAAACTGTCGGGACCGGCATTGGTATGGTTCGTGAACCTCCCACATGGGAGCATCAAGACATTTGCTGATTTAGTATACGCGTTCAACATCCAGTTTTCTAGAAGTCGAGTGTTCAAGAAAACCGCCAGCGACTTATACAAAATTGTGCAACGAAACAGAGAGCCATTGCGTGATTATTTGACACAATTTAACAGAGAAAAGGTGACCATCACCAACTATGATGTCCCTACGGCTATTGAAGAGTTCAGAAGGGGGTTAGAACGGGAATCTCCATTGTATGAAGAACTTATAAAATACCCTTACAGAATGATGAATACCGTTCAAGCCAAAGCTATGGCACAAGTGAGACATGAAGAAGACAGAATAGAGGATGACGAGAAGTACTATAAGCCATTAAGAAAGATTACGATACCAAGATATAGGGAATACAAGCCGTATACGAGACCTGTCAGGGATGAAGTCTATGTTAACTCGACACGGGAGTCTAATAAATGGAAAATGGAGGAACGCAGCGACTGGAGGAAGGACCCTAACCTGCCACCAACTTATGACAGCTACGGCTTCACGATAACGCCTGTAGCTATGATGAAAGAGTTCAAAGTTGGGAGGTGTAGTCAAGTGGCCAATAAAGAGTAACAAGCCTAAGGCAAATCCGGATTCCAAGATATGGTGCGACTATTATGGAGATTAGGGATATAAAGCTTACGACTGTGTGGCTTTATAAAAAGAATTACAATTTTCACCCAGGAAGGGATACCTAACAGAGTTCATGGCGTCAAAAAAGACAGCTTATGTCAGGAGAGACGGGTCACCCTAGAGAGACAATATAACACCAATGAGGCAACCACCACCAACGCCACATCACAAAGTAATTAACTTCATTGCAGGTGGTTCTGAAGTGTGTGGATCCACATATTCACAAGATAAAAGGGCAGCCAGAGAGACAGACATAAGGGTTTCTCAAGTGGGAGTTAATAGTAACACTTTTCCATCATTAGTGTTCGATGAGTCAGATAAGAGAAGTATCCGAGAACCACAACAAGATGGACTTGTCATCTCACTCCCCGTGGGGAATTGCCTGATCAAGAGAATTCTAGTTGATAACGGGAGTGCCGCCAACATTATGATGCTAAGCACATTAAAGCAAATGGGTTTGGCGGAGAGTGACATGATTAAAAAATCAACTAcattggtgggattcagtggaGAAACTAAACAAATGTTGGGAGAAATTACGTAGCCTACCTATGCGCAAGGAGTAAATCTCTTGGAGAAATTTTGCATAATAGATGTTGATTCAATGTACAACATAATCATGGGAAAGCCATGGATTCACAACTTGAAAGTTGTACCATCGACATACCATCAAGTTCTCAAATTTCCAACACCATGGGGAACACAAGAGATACGAGGAGACCAGGATATGGCACGAGAATGTTACAAGATGTTTCTGAAACATACTATCCAGTATCATGGAAATGAGACACCTACAACTGCGATCATAGGCCCTGAACGGTTAGCTGAAATTGATCTTAAGACTGGAGACTAGAAGGTACTAATAGGAGAAGATCTTTTCCCAAAAATTGAGGCGAACttggtgataagtggcattttataccacttagaacgtcttataattgcttgaattgatgtcttgaaatcaagtattttgtgtatttgatgcgtttttctagtgtttgtgcatttcagggtgtTCCTTGTGTTtgtggggagatttcatcaagaataagccttagtatgtgtttggcattgcaagtgggaagatatGAGCAGAATGCAGCAGAGAACGAAAGAAGAACAGAGCATTTTCCAGTAAGGTGTTGGGCACCCGCTCAGCatggctgggcggccgctcaggaagctgggcgcccgctcaggattgctgagcgGCCACTCAGGGACGCGAattaaaaatctgatttttagagttcttgttctactggacttctgacttcttagatggcttggttttgtggggcttctatataagtagttttcagagacgtttcacgtgtgttgaatcgtggtattaatcgagaagcaaggagataaggaagaagaccgttttagcacatcgcaaagaagaggaagcatagtttcttgtgattcttttattcgttgtaacagtggatgctagttttctttactttgaacctatttactcttgtgacgtactctgatttaatataagtagttatcaattattctcgtgtgttattatcatattttcatatgaacccatggtgatgatgagttcaatcatgggctaatcatgatcatggggtcgtaatggatttgctatggaattctttagttagttgtttaataccttagtgtgtgatgattgtatgatatctagtattggttgtgcttgttcgtcttatgtgtgtcgcgaacatataagatagggtgttaatctcttgtgaaccgacggtggatcttgagatttagaacttgccatgctagcacaggttcatatatgtgtatgcatgatttgTGGGTAACTCTAatcgttttacttgccctgtgtaatcataaggaacaacttgtgcttaaatcgttatgttgtcaaattctgtagacatatagggtctcaacataattgatgactattcaacttctatcttaattgtgggtgcttggtagaatggtattagtacaacgaaagttggcttttatcagtttagtgttgttcgattaatatcatcaccgttacatgctaaggataataacaataactattgaaggaagtagtaatgaagttatgatctcatgtgtgtttaatattgttaattcaagtgtttgttaagtgtttaattctcgtagttaattctagttaataattagttaatcaattctatgtgttattgtcttaatattgagaagtaatcatacattggtgagtaagtgttaattgagcataattagtccgagtctctgtgggaacgaactagaaagtattctataatGGTGTGATTGGTGAGgatatcaagctgaggcttttcccattctctctgagggataaatctaaggactggttacattctgaaccagctgggtccatcactacttggcaagatcttgcacaaaagtttttggtaaagttttatccgatggcgaagagtgcagctatgaggagtgctcttattCAGTTTGCACAACAACCAACATAATCTATGTGcaaagcttgggagcgctacaaggagatgttgagaaagtgtccacatcatggtatgcctaaCTGGATGGTGATAACttgtttttataatggtttgggggcccaatctcggcccatgctcgatgcagcagctggaggcgctttgtgggacaaaagctatactgaggcttataatcttattgaaactatggctgcaaatgagcatcaaaacccaactcaaaggatgatgcctgggaaggtagcaggtattctggatgttgatgcagctacagctattgcagcgcagctccaagcgctgtctatgaaggtcgattctttagccacctatggagtcaatcagatagctatggtctgtgagctttgtgcaggttctcatactacggatcagtgttctcttgttaatgaatttGTTCAGTTTGTGAACAATTATTAGCGACCGCAGCAgtctgtgccagctacttatcatcctaacaacagaaatcatcccaatttcagctggagcaatactcagaatgctattcagcaaccatatcagcaaggcataagtaaacagtttaatccacttGGATTctagcaaccacagcagtatgctcaaaggcaatcatatcctcaacaaggaggtgctgctccaccttctagtgctgatttcgaggaactcaagctgttgtgcaaaagtcaggctgtttctatcaggaaaatcaaatcggtcaaatagccaatgtagtgctcaatcatcaacctggcacacttcccagtgatactgaagtgccaggcaggaaggaagctaaagagcaagtcaaggctattaccttaaggtctggaaaagttgctgatgctgaaaaagcaaaagacggagaagctgaagttggtgatgaagaagagaagcagaaggagaaagcggcggaaccaaggaagactactgttgaacacactcttcctgaggataatacaggggataaacagttctatcctccaccacctttccctaagagattgcaacaataaaaactggataagcagttcggtaagtttctggaggtgttcaagaaacttcacatcaacatacctttcgctgaggctttggagcaaatgcctagttatgcgaaattcatgaagagt
This genomic window from Apium graveolens cultivar Ventura unplaced genomic scaffold, ASM990537v1 ctg2229, whole genome shotgun sequence contains:
- the LOC141700360 gene encoding uncharacterized protein LOC141700360, which produces MRQPPPTPHHKVINFIAGGSEVCGSTYSQDKRAARETDIRVSQVGVNSNTFPSLVFDESDKRSIREPQQDGLVISLPVGNCLIKRILVDNGSAANIMMLSTLKQMGLAESDMIKKSTTLVGFSGETKQMLGEIT